The following proteins are co-located in the Sulfurospirillum deleyianum DSM 6946 genome:
- the tmk gene encoding dTMP kinase, with protein MYVIFEGVDTSGKSTQVSLFAKRHPHVHATKEPGGTPTGSKLREMLLGGELKGSFNAELFLFLADRAFHYDTVVKPLRHEKIVMSDRGFLSGIAYACANHSDIDGTFLLQMNRLALEEDYPEKMVLFVSNEHLIKERLGMKEHDAIEERGVSYLLQIQDIMRRVAKTLPIKVLEVDAAQDIETLYRQIEEFLND; from the coding sequence ATGTATGTAATTTTTGAAGGTGTGGATACTTCAGGAAAAAGTACCCAAGTTTCTCTTTTTGCCAAACGTCATCCACACGTCCATGCAACCAAAGAACCAGGAGGAACGCCAACGGGTTCCAAACTACGTGAAATGCTTTTGGGTGGAGAACTCAAAGGTTCATTCAATGCAGAGCTTTTTCTCTTTTTAGCTGACCGTGCGTTTCATTATGATACCGTTGTTAAACCTTTACGACACGAAAAAATAGTAATGAGTGATCGAGGATTTTTATCAGGTATTGCATACGCTTGTGCTAACCATAGCGATATCGATGGTACTTTTTTACTCCAAATGAATCGTTTAGCGCTAGAGGAAGATTATCCTGAAAAAATGGTTCTTTTTGTGAGCAATGAACATCTCATCAAAGAGCGTTTGGGGATGAAAGAACACGATGCGATTGAAGAGCGTGGTGTAAGCTATTTGTTACAGATTCAAGATATAATGCGCCGTGTTGCAAAAACCTTACCTATTAAGGTTTTAGAAGTCGATGCCGCACAAGATATCGAAACACTTTACAGACAGATTGAGGAATTTTTAAATGATTAA
- the cysE gene encoding serine O-acetyltransferase: MSKISLWAHIKEDFVQPLLQDPAINSKIELFFNYPGVWAVVNYRMAHALHVKGFRTLARVIMGISQIITNIDIHPACTIGRRVFLDHAFGVVIGETAIVGDDVLIYQGVTLGGVSLARGMKRHPTIGNKTVIGSGAKVLGDIHIGENCRIGSNSVVVKSIPDDSTAVGIPARIIEKGRDKNPMAHNKIPDINKELFIYMFKRIKILEEAVLKSHHDAKVKDDELESIYKCYLESVKE, from the coding sequence ATGAGTAAGATTTCATTGTGGGCGCATATTAAAGAGGATTTTGTACAACCTCTTTTACAAGACCCTGCAATTAACTCCAAAATAGAACTTTTTTTCAACTATCCAGGTGTCTGGGCAGTGGTCAATTACCGTATGGCACACGCTTTACATGTAAAAGGGTTTCGTACCTTAGCACGTGTAATTATGGGTATTTCACAGATAATCACCAATATTGATATTCACCCTGCTTGTACCATTGGACGGCGTGTCTTTTTAGACCATGCTTTTGGCGTAGTCATCGGTGAAACAGCCATTGTTGGAGATGATGTGCTGATTTACCAAGGCGTCACTTTAGGCGGGGTAAGTTTAGCACGAGGCATGAAACGGCATCCAACCATTGGAAATAAAACCGTTATTGGCTCAGGGGCAAAAGTCTTAGGCGATATTCACATAGGAGAAAACTGCCGTATCGGCTCTAACTCTGTGGTTGTCAAAAGCATCCCTGATGACTCAACGGCAGTGGGGATTCCTGCTCGTATTATTGAAAAAGGGCGTGATAAAAATCCTATGGCACACAATAAAATCCCCGATATCAATAAAGAACTTTTCATCTATATGTTTAAACGTATCAAAATTTTGGAAGAAGCTGTTTTGAAGAGCCATCATGATGCTAAAGTGAAAGATGATGAACTTGAGAGTATCTATAAATGTTACCTTGAATCGGTCAAAGAATAA
- the lpxD gene encoding UDP-3-O-(3-hydroxymyristoyl)glucosamine N-acyltransferase, with protein MKLSFLAQTMQLAFEGEDKEVRSFAPLKDATSEHISFLSDPKLLDDLKTTKAGAVIVSPAFEGFVPSHCRLLVSDNPYLSMAYASKLFAKAPFDTSMPSNISPKAHVSHHVSIGSRSVVEEGSYIMPNVSIGADVRIGKNVTIYPNVVIYDNAIIGDSCMIQAGAVIGSDGFGYAHTKTGEHVKIYHHGNVILEEEVEIGANSTIDRAVFGSTIIKKGTKIDNLVQIGHNCEVGAYSIIVAQAGLAGSSKLGRNVVMGGQSATAGHLEIGDFATIAARGGVSKSIEGGKVYGGFPLTLQSEWLKNNAKLARFFKKN; from the coding sequence ATGAAGCTTAGTTTTTTAGCGCAAACCATGCAGTTAGCCTTTGAGGGAGAAGATAAGGAGGTGCGTTCTTTTGCACCTCTTAAAGATGCCACATCTGAGCATATCTCTTTCTTATCTGATCCAAAACTCTTAGATGATTTAAAAACAACGAAAGCAGGAGCGGTTATTGTTAGTCCTGCTTTTGAAGGTTTTGTTCCTTCTCATTGTCGTCTTTTAGTGAGTGACAATCCCTACTTGAGTATGGCATATGCGAGTAAACTCTTTGCCAAAGCCCCTTTTGATACGTCTATGCCTTCAAATATTTCTCCCAAAGCTCATGTTTCCCATCATGTGAGTATTGGCAGTCGTAGTGTGGTAGAAGAGGGGAGTTATATTATGCCCAATGTAAGTATTGGTGCGGATGTGCGTATTGGAAAAAATGTCACTATTTATCCTAATGTGGTTATTTATGATAACGCTATCATCGGAGATTCTTGTATGATACAAGCAGGAGCTGTCATTGGGAGTGATGGTTTTGGTTATGCGCATACTAAGACGGGAGAACATGTTAAAATTTACCATCATGGTAATGTTATTTTGGAAGAAGAGGTAGAAATTGGAGCTAATAGTACGATTGATCGTGCTGTTTTTGGCTCAACCATCATTAAAAAAGGGACAAAAATAGACAACCTTGTGCAAATAGGACATAACTGTGAAGTTGGTGCCTACAGCATTATCGTAGCACAAGCGGGACTTGCAGGTTCGAGTAAGTTAGGTCGCAATGTTGTTATGGGTGGACAAAGTGCCACAGCTGGACATTTAGAAATTGGTGATTTTGCAACGATTGCAGCACGTGGTGGCGTTTCAAAATCAATCGAGGGAGGCAAGGTCTATGGTGGATTTCCTCTGACATTGCAAAGTGAATGGCTCAAAAATAATGCCAAACTTGCTCGATTTTTCAAAAAGAATTAA
- a CDS encoding UbiX family flavin prenyltransferase, with translation MKKIVIGISGASGVELGLKFLRALPLEIEKYLIVSDHANVVFQKESNTTLLDDNNIGAITASGSFKTDAMAIIPCSMNTLAKISYGIADNLLTRSAAVMIKEKRPLLLAPREMPFSPIALENMLKLSAIGVHIAPPVLGYYAQTTTLEAMENFLIGKWFDLLGIEHTLFPRWEGA, from the coding sequence AGTGGTGCTAGCGGTGTAGAATTGGGTTTAAAGTTTCTGCGTGCCCTTCCTTTAGAGATTGAAAAGTACCTCATTGTCTCAGACCATGCAAACGTCGTCTTTCAAAAAGAGTCCAATACAACCCTTCTTGATGATAACAATATCGGTGCCATAACAGCTTCAGGTTCTTTTAAAACAGATGCTATGGCGATTATTCCTTGCAGTATGAATACCTTAGCAAAAATCAGTTATGGTATAGCCGATAATTTATTAACCAGAAGTGCTGCTGTGATGATTAAAGAAAAACGCCCTCTTCTACTAGCCCCTAGAGAAATGCCTTTTTCACCCATTGCGTTAGAAAATATGCTTAAACTCTCCGCCATTGGGGTTCATATAGCGCCACCTGTTTTAGGATACTATGCCCAAACAACCACCCTTGAAGCAATGGAAAATTTTTTAATCGGAAAATGGTTTGATCTTTTAGGCATTGAACACACACTTTTTCCACGATGGGAGGGAGCATGA
- the coaD gene encoding pantetheine-phosphate adenylyltransferase produces MRVAIYPGTFDPITNGHMDVIKRARKLFDKVLVAVALSEDKRPLFDIQTRVKMVESAICDLEGVEVEPFDGLLVNFSKSKDIRVMIRGLRAVSDFEFELQMGYANASLWSEIETVYLMPSLKNAFISSSVVRSIAKHGGDIAHLVPEAIQPYIKSRFTCM; encoded by the coding sequence ATGAGAGTTGCGATTTATCCAGGGACATTTGATCCCATTACGAACGGACATATGGATGTCATTAAACGTGCGCGAAAACTCTTTGATAAAGTCTTAGTTGCGGTTGCCCTCTCTGAGGACAAACGTCCACTCTTTGACATTCAAACACGTGTCAAAATGGTTGAATCTGCTATTTGCGATTTAGAAGGTGTTGAAGTAGAGCCCTTTGATGGATTATTGGTTAATTTTTCAAAATCCAAAGATATCCGTGTCATGATACGAGGACTTCGTGCGGTCAGTGACTTTGAGTTTGAACTTCAAATGGGCTACGCCAACGCCTCTTTATGGAGTGAGATAGAAACAGTTTATTTGATGCCGAGCCTTAAAAATGCGTTTATTAGCTCCTCAGTGGTTCGAAGTATCGCAAAACACGGTGGCGATATTGCCCATTTAGTGCCTGAAGCGATTCAACCTTATATCAAAAGCAGGTTTACATGTATGTAA
- the hisS gene encoding histidine--tRNA ligase: protein MINALRGMKDTLSPENEVYDYIIKTCTRIAHRYGFSLIETPILEETALFKRSVGESSDIVGKEMYQFRDKGDNDVCLRPEGTAGVVRAFIQQKYDKAGGTRRFFYHGPMFRYERPQKGRLRQFHQFGVESFGEADVREDATIILMLKTMLDALDIGYSLEINSLGCPSCMPTYRSKLVTFLENTEGLCEDCERRKLTNPIRVLDCKNEHCKTLLKNAPLIIEHLCLTCKEDFETLKRILDTFEISYHVNPKLVRGLDYYSKTAFEFVSSEIGAQSAIAGGGRYDRLVEFLDGKATPAVGFAMGIERLMDLVKMPEPTREGYYIGALCDEALDVVFRLVETKRLEAKVLTHYEAKSLKNHLKLADKNEAKFCVCIGEDELAKNTVWIKDLESKEEKIIAMAQF from the coding sequence ATGATTAATGCTTTACGTGGAATGAAAGATACACTATCCCCTGAAAATGAAGTGTATGACTATATTATAAAGACGTGTACACGCATCGCACACCGCTATGGATTTTCATTGATTGAAACGCCTATCTTAGAAGAGACCGCACTCTTTAAACGCAGTGTTGGAGAGAGCAGCGATATTGTAGGTAAAGAGATGTACCAATTTAGAGACAAAGGGGACAATGATGTCTGTTTGCGTCCTGAGGGTACCGCAGGTGTGGTTAGAGCGTTTATTCAACAAAAATATGACAAAGCAGGTGGCACAAGACGCTTCTTTTATCATGGACCTATGTTTCGTTATGAGAGACCTCAAAAAGGACGTTTACGCCAATTTCACCAATTTGGTGTAGAAAGTTTTGGCGAAGCGGATGTCAGAGAAGATGCAACGATTATTTTAATGCTTAAAACAATGTTAGATGCTTTAGACATTGGGTATAGCTTGGAAATCAACTCCCTAGGATGCCCCTCTTGTATGCCAACATATCGCTCAAAGTTAGTCACTTTTTTAGAAAACACGGAAGGCTTATGCGAGGATTGCGAACGAAGAAAACTTACCAATCCTATTCGTGTATTGGATTGTAAAAATGAACACTGTAAAACCTTGCTCAAAAATGCACCGTTAATTATTGAGCATTTATGCCTTACATGTAAAGAAGATTTTGAGACATTAAAACGTATTTTAGACACATTTGAGATCTCCTACCACGTCAATCCAAAATTGGTTCGAGGGTTGGATTATTATTCTAAAACAGCTTTTGAATTTGTCAGTTCTGAAATTGGCGCACAAAGCGCTATTGCAGGAGGTGGACGTTATGATAGGTTGGTTGAGTTTTTAGATGGTAAAGCCACACCTGCGGTAGGATTTGCGATGGGAATTGAGCGTTTGATGGATTTAGTCAAGATGCCAGAACCAACACGTGAGGGATATTATATCGGTGCTTTGTGTGATGAGGCTCTAGATGTCGTTTTTAGACTGGTAGAGACTAAGCGCCTTGAAGCAAAAGTTTTAACCCATTATGAGGCAAAATCACTGAAAAATCATCTTAAACTAGCCGATAAAAATGAAGCAAAATTTTGCGTGTGCATTGGAGAAGATGAACTGGCTAAGAACACGGTTTGGATTAAAGATTTAGAGAGTAAAGAAGAAAAAATTATCGCTATGGCACAATTTTAA
- a CDS encoding NAD(P)-dependent oxidoreductase has protein sequence MNKYVITLANTCLGCKKPSCQKGCPVQTPIPEMIRLFLAGEIKKAGQMLFENNPLSVICSLVCPHEKHCEGHCILNKKGTAVSVGSIENYISELYINDKQFEKPIRNGHKIAIIGSGPAGIALAFILAAKGYEITMYDANDKIGGVLRYGIPDFRLDKTILDTIESKLGQLGVIIRPNITIGKNITVGDLFRDEFKAVFIGTGVWSPKKLGIKGESLGHVHFAIDYLKSPSVYRLGKKVVVLGAGNVAMDVARTAIRSGAQEVIVMYRKGMEDIPASKHEVECAKMDGVKFELYKQPIEITEDGVKYRTTDEHQEEGLLNANTILIAISQTPKDNIIQGAREIEVDGKGLVITDESGHTTMQGVFASGDVVTGARTVVEAVSFSKRVAIAIEEYITSL, from the coding sequence ATGAACAAATATGTCATCACACTTGCAAACACCTGTTTAGGGTGTAAGAAACCTTCATGCCAAAAAGGGTGCCCTGTTCAAACCCCAATTCCTGAGATGATTCGTCTCTTTTTAGCAGGTGAAATTAAAAAAGCAGGTCAAATGCTTTTTGAAAACAATCCACTTTCTGTTATCTGCTCTTTGGTCTGCCCTCATGAAAAACATTGCGAGGGGCACTGTATTTTAAACAAAAAGGGAACGGCTGTGAGTGTGGGAAGTATTGAAAATTATATTTCTGAGCTTTACATCAATGATAAACAGTTTGAAAAACCCATTCGGAATGGTCATAAAATCGCTATTATTGGTAGTGGTCCTGCAGGTATTGCTTTGGCATTTATTTTAGCGGCAAAAGGATATGAAATCACCATGTACGATGCCAACGATAAAATCGGAGGTGTACTTCGTTATGGAATTCCGGATTTCAGACTCGATAAAACGATTTTAGATACGATAGAGAGTAAACTAGGTCAATTAGGAGTCATTATTCGACCTAATATTACCATTGGTAAGAATATTACCGTTGGGGATCTTTTCCGTGATGAATTTAAAGCCGTTTTTATTGGAACGGGCGTGTGGTCACCTAAAAAGCTAGGAATTAAAGGGGAGAGTTTAGGACACGTCCATTTTGCGATTGATTATCTTAAAAGTCCTTCGGTGTATCGTTTAGGGAAAAAAGTAGTGGTTTTAGGTGCTGGAAATGTGGCAATGGATGTAGCAAGAACAGCGATACGCAGTGGTGCGCAAGAGGTGATTGTGATGTATCGTAAAGGCATGGAAGATATTCCTGCTTCTAAGCATGAAGTAGAATGCGCCAAAATGGATGGTGTCAAATTTGAACTCTACAAACAACCTATTGAAATTACAGAAGACGGAGTCAAATACCGAACCACTGATGAGCATCAAGAAGAGGGATTACTGAATGCAAATACTATTTTAATTGCCATCAGTCAAACTCCCAAAGACAATATCATTCAAGGTGCGAGAGAAATTGAAGTTGATGGAAAAGGTTTAGTCATTACCGATGAAAGTGGACATACAACCATGCAAGGAGTTTTTGCATCAGGGGATGTGGTAACGGGAGCAAGAACTGTTGTAGAAGCCGTTTCATTTTCAAAACGGGTTGCGATTGCGATAGAAGAGTATATTACTTCATTATAA
- the speA gene encoding biosynthetic arginine decarboxylase yields MDYGIKTWGNDNFFIEDGKVKVNTGCEPSLMEIIQEIRKDGIRGPILLRFPHLIQKQIRMIYKSFSDAKREFNYEGSFNAVYPLKVNQFPNFVKNLVSLGQKYNYGLEAGSKAELLLAMAYNNPNAPITVNGFKDNEMISLGFIAAEMGHNITLTIEGINELESIISIAKDRFGCVPNIGLRIRLHSSGIGIWAKSGGINSKFGLTSTELLEAVNMIRDANLLEKFTMIHFHIGSQITDIAPLKKALREAGNIYAELCRMGATNLRAINLGGGLAVEYSQHKTTLHKNYSLSEYANDVVYLLKDIANRKNVSEPDIFIESGRFVAAHHAVLVAPVLELFSQEYTDQKLHLKENNPPLIQELFDLFNTMNRKNALEFLHDSIDHMESLLTLFDLGYIDLQDRSNTEILVNLIIKKAVGLIADKKLNEILDIQDRVQERYLVNFSLFQSLPDFWGIEQTFPVMPLDRLDETPTRSASLWDITCDSDGEIGFNTETPLFLHDVDIKNRDYFLGFFLVGAYQEVLGMKHNLFTHPTEATVIIDDDGFEIQNMLESQSISDILEDLDYDIREVQENLNERIEASDIISEKEKKYILGEIYLFLNDNGYLKTINSNEGVNYE; encoded by the coding sequence TTGGATTATGGTATTAAAACGTGGGGAAACGACAACTTCTTTATTGAAGATGGTAAAGTAAAAGTCAATACAGGGTGTGAACCCTCTTTGATGGAGATTATTCAAGAAATTCGAAAAGATGGCATTCGAGGTCCCATTTTACTTCGGTTCCCACATCTAATCCAAAAACAGATTCGCATGATTTACAAAAGTTTTTCGGATGCGAAAAGAGAGTTTAATTACGAGGGAAGTTTTAATGCGGTCTACCCTCTTAAAGTCAACCAATTTCCCAACTTTGTCAAAAACCTTGTCTCTTTAGGCCAAAAATATAACTACGGTCTTGAGGCAGGTTCCAAAGCAGAGTTGCTTCTAGCCATGGCATACAACAATCCTAATGCGCCCATTACGGTGAATGGTTTTAAAGATAACGAGATGATTTCTTTAGGGTTTATCGCTGCGGAGATGGGACATAACATCACCCTTACGATTGAAGGTATTAATGAGCTTGAGAGTATTATCTCTATCGCAAAAGATCGTTTTGGATGTGTGCCTAACATTGGTCTTCGTATTCGCCTGCATAGCTCAGGCATTGGTATTTGGGCAAAAAGTGGAGGAATTAACTCTAAATTTGGGTTAACCTCCACGGAGCTTTTAGAAGCGGTCAATATGATTCGTGATGCCAATTTACTTGAAAAATTTACGATGATTCATTTTCATATTGGCTCACAAATTACTGATATCGCGCCATTAAAAAAAGCACTAAGAGAAGCGGGAAATATCTATGCAGAACTTTGCCGTATGGGGGCAACCAATCTTAGAGCAATCAATCTTGGCGGTGGTTTGGCGGTGGAGTATTCTCAACATAAAACAACCCTACATAAAAACTACTCTTTAAGTGAATATGCCAATGACGTTGTCTATCTTTTAAAAGATATTGCTAATCGTAAAAATGTTTCAGAACCTGATATTTTTATTGAATCAGGTCGCTTTGTTGCGGCGCACCATGCCGTTTTAGTCGCCCCCGTTTTAGAGCTTTTTTCACAAGAATATACCGATCAAAAGTTGCATCTCAAAGAGAACAACCCTCCTCTCATTCAAGAATTATTTGATTTATTTAACACCATGAATCGAAAAAATGCCCTCGAATTTTTGCACGATAGTATTGATCATATGGAATCACTACTCACTCTTTTTGATTTGGGTTATATTGATTTACAAGACCGTTCAAACACAGAAATTTTGGTCAATCTCATTATTAAAAAAGCGGTAGGATTGATTGCCGATAAAAAATTAAATGAGATTTTAGACATTCAAGACCGTGTGCAAGAGCGTTATTTAGTCAATTTCTCATTGTTCCAAAGTCTGCCTGATTTTTGGGGCATTGAGCAAACATTCCCTGTCATGCCTTTGGATAGGCTCGATGAAACACCCACACGATCGGCTTCTTTATGGGATATTACCTGCGATAGCGATGGTGAAATTGGCTTTAACACCGAAACCCCTCTCTTCTTACACGATGTAGATATTAAAAATCGTGACTACTTTTTGGGCTTTTTCTTAGTAGGAGCTTATCAAGAAGTTTTAGGAATGAAACACAACTTGTTTACCCATCCAACAGAAGCCACTGTCATCATTGATGATGATGGATTTGAAATTCAAAACATGCTGGAATCTCAAAGCATTAGCGATATTTTAGAAGACCTTGATTATGACATCAGAGAGGTGCAAGAAAACCTTAATGAGCGTATTGAAGCCTCTGATATTATCAGCGAAAAAGAGAAAAAATATATTTTAGGTGAAATTTATCTTTTCTTAAATGACAATGGATATCTAAAAACCATCAATAGCAATGAAGGCGTAAACTATGAGTAA
- the ilvN gene encoding acetolactate synthase small subunit, translated as MEYTRRVLSVIVLNEDGVLSRISGLFAGRGYNIDSLTVAPIPKTNLSRLTIVTSGNEHVLEQIVKQLHKLIPTYKVIESGQFVEKEMALVKIPLSEDFNGLDAMLKAYNGTIASSGEESIVIMVADDYDRIDNFLKAVKKYNPTDIVRSGSVALDM; from the coding sequence ATGGAATATACCAGAAGAGTTTTATCGGTTATTGTCTTAAATGAGGATGGTGTTTTATCTCGTATTTCTGGGCTTTTTGCAGGACGTGGATACAATATTGACTCCTTAACCGTCGCGCCTATTCCTAAAACCAATCTCTCACGTTTAACCATTGTTACCTCAGGTAACGAGCATGTTTTAGAACAAATTGTGAAGCAGTTGCATAAATTGATTCCAACCTACAAGGTCATCGAGTCAGGACAGTTTGTTGAAAAAGAGATGGCACTGGTCAAAATTCCACTTAGTGAAGATTTTAATGGATTGGATGCGATGCTTAAAGCGTATAATGGAACGATTGCAAGCAGTGGGGAAGAGTCGATAGTCATCATGGTAGCTGATGATTATGATCGCATTGATAACTTTTTAAAAGCAGTGAAAAAATATAATCCTACGGATATTGTCAGAAGCGGTTCTGTCGCATTGGATATGTAA
- a CDS encoding pyridoxal phosphate-dependent aminotransferase, whose translation MLSKRVQVLSPSLTLAITALARDLKAQGKDILSFSAGEPDFDTPQRVKDAAIEAIKNGFSKYTAVAGTPEVLKAIAGKLKRENNLDYTPSQIVVNVGAKHSLFNIFQAIIDEGDEVIIPSPYWVTYPEIVKYSGGIPVYIETDESTDFKITPAQLKAAITPKTKVLLFNTPSNPTGSVYSKADLEGIAEVLKGTNILVVSDEMYEKILFDNLKFTSVASISEDMYNRTITVNGLSKSVAMPGWRFGYLACPIKEIVNAIVDLQGQSTSNINSITQKAAIPALEGDVDADIEAMRVAFERRRNMAYELLSNIQGLSVVKPAGAFYLYVNTKAIENDSMKFCSKLLEETGVAVVPGLGFGTEGYFRLSFATDDATIKEGIARIKSFVENYK comes from the coding sequence ATGCTATCAAAAAGAGTTCAAGTTTTATCACCATCTTTGACGCTAGCTATCACAGCATTAGCAAGAGATCTTAAAGCACAAGGAAAAGATATCCTTAGCTTTTCAGCAGGTGAACCCGATTTTGACACACCACAACGTGTTAAAGATGCCGCTATTGAAGCCATTAAAAATGGTTTTTCAAAATATACTGCTGTTGCAGGTACGCCTGAAGTCTTAAAAGCGATTGCTGGAAAACTAAAGCGTGAAAATAATCTCGACTACACACCTTCTCAAATTGTTGTCAACGTAGGCGCAAAGCACTCGTTGTTTAACATTTTCCAAGCGATTATTGATGAAGGAGATGAGGTTATTATTCCTTCTCCTTATTGGGTCACTTACCCTGAAATTGTCAAATATTCAGGTGGTATCCCTGTGTATATTGAAACCGATGAATCCACAGATTTTAAAATCACACCTGCACAACTCAAAGCAGCTATTACACCTAAAACAAAAGTGTTGTTGTTTAACACTCCATCCAATCCAACCGGTTCAGTTTATTCAAAAGCTGATTTAGAAGGTATTGCGGAGGTTCTAAAAGGAACCAATATTTTAGTGGTTTCAGATGAAATGTATGAAAAGATTTTATTTGACAATCTAAAATTCACCTCAGTTGCATCTATCAGTGAAGATATGTACAACCGAACCATTACGGTTAATGGTCTGAGTAAATCCGTGGCGATGCCCGGATGGCGTTTTGGTTATCTGGCTTGTCCCATCAAAGAGATTGTCAATGCGATTGTGGATTTACAAGGTCAAAGCACTTCAAACATCAACTCGATCACTCAAAAAGCTGCCATTCCTGCCTTAGAAGGTGATGTCGATGCTGATATTGAAGCAATGCGTGTTGCATTTGAGAGACGTCGTAACATGGCATATGAACTGTTGAGTAATATCCAAGGATTGAGTGTTGTTAAACCTGCGGGTGCTTTTTACCTTTATGTCAATACCAAAGCGATTGAAAATGATTCGATGAAATTTTGTTCAAAACTCCTTGAAGAGACAGGTGTTGCTGTTGTTCCTGGACTGGGATTTGGAACAGAGGGCTATTTTAGACTCTCTTTTGCAACCGATGATGCTACCATCAAAGAAGGCATTGCTCGAATTAAATCTTTTGTTGAAAATTACAAATAA